The following proteins are encoded in a genomic region of Gossypium hirsutum isolate 1008001.06 chromosome D05, Gossypium_hirsutum_v2.1, whole genome shotgun sequence:
- the LOC107907169 gene encoding NAC domain-containing protein 75 isoform X1: MNKSNLMSSITSSHLIDAKLEEHQLCGSKHCPGCGTKLEGKPDWLGLPAGVKFDPTDQELIEHLEAKVEAKDMKSHPLIDEFIPTIEGEDGICYTHPEKLPGVTRDGLSKHFFHRPSKAYTTGTRKRRKIQTECDLQGGETRWHKTGKTRPVMVNGKQKGCKKILVLYTNFGKNRKPEKTNWVMHQYHLGQHEEEKEGELVVSKIFYQTQPRQCNWSDRTNAATTVDGTTNVVIVDPNNIRRDSGIRSCSSKEQLIPLRDEVSGAGIAAAALSSFASAMDIQHLKSDHHLSFTPFSKSFDQVGLAEASAARETPTQGTGQEIPEHHRGPNHMAHDHHHHHHLLLHHHQQQQQQQHQIATTAFHISRPSHPSSTIISPPPLHHTSIILDEDSFHVSRIMLQNESFQQQQEQQSHKLGGRSATGLEELIMGCTSTDIKEESSITNPQEAEWLKYSSFWPDPDNHAHHG; this comes from the exons ATGAATAAGAGTAACCTGATGAGCTCCATCACCAGCTCTCATCTCATCGATGCAAAGCTCGAGGAGCATCAGTTGTGTGGATCCAAGCACTGCCCTGGTTGTGGAACCAAGCTTGAAGGAAAGCCG GACTGGTTAGGTCTACCAGCAGGAGTGAAATTTGATCCGACAGATCAAGAACTGATAGAACACCTTGAAGCAAAAGTAGAAGCTAAAGACATGAAATCTCACCCTTTGATAGATGAGTTCATCCCAACTATTGAAGGAGAAGATGGGATTTGTTATACCCATCCCGAGAAACTCCCAG GAGTGACCAGAGATGGGTTGAGCAAGCATTTCTTTCACAGGCCATCAAAGGCCTACACAACTGGGACaagaaagagaaggaaaattCAAACCGAATGTGACTTACAAGGTGGAGAAACAAGGTGGCATAAAACGGGGAAGACAAGGCCAGTCATGGTCAATGGCAAACAAAAAGGGTGCAAGAAAATCTTGGTTCTCTACACGAATTTTGGGAAGAACCGAAAACCCGAAAAGACTAATTGGGTCATGCACCAATATCATCTTGGTCAACACGAGGAAGAGAAAGAAGGAGAGCTTGTGGTGTCCAAGATATTTTATCAGACTCAACCAAGGCAGTGCAACTGGTCTGATCGAACTAATGCTGCCACAACTGTTGATGGAACGACCAACGTGGTCATCGTCGACCCTAATAATATCAGACGAGATAGTGGCATTCGAAGTTGTTCTTCAAAGGAGCAATTAATCCCTCTTAGAGATGAAGTGTCCGGAGCTGGGATTGCCGCCGCTGCTTTATCAAGTTTTGCCTCTGCCATGGATATTCAACACTTGAAATCTGATCATCATCTGAGTTTCACCCCGTTTAGTAAAAGCTTCGACCAG GTGGGGCTTGCAGAAGCTTCAGCAGCAAGGGAAACTCCGACACAAGGCACGGGCCAAGAGATACCGGAGCATCATCGGGGGCCAAATCATATGGCCcatgatcatcatcatcatcatcatcttcttctccatcatcatcaacaacagcagcagcagcagcatcaGATTGCTACCACGGCGTTCCACATTAGCAGGCCATCGCATCCCAGTTCCACCATCATCTCTCCACCTCCCCTTCACCACACCTCCATCATCCTTGACGAGGACTCCTTTCATGTCTCAAGAATAATGCTACAAAACGAAAGTTTCCAG CAACAACAGGAGCAGCAAAGTCATAAACTGGGAGGAAGGTCTGCAACAGGTTTGGAAGAACTAATAATGGGTTGCACTTCAACTGATATCAAAGAA GAGTCATCAATAACGAACCCACAAGAAGCTGAATGGTTGAAGTACTCCTCTTTTTGGCCTGACCCTGACAACCATGCTCATCATGGctag
- the LOC107907169 gene encoding NAC domain-containing protein 75 (The RefSeq protein has 3 substitutions, 1 non-frameshifting indel compared to this genomic sequence): MNKSNLMSSITSSHLIDAKLEEHQLCGSKHCPGCGTKLEGKPDWLGLPAGVKFDPTDQELIEHLEAKVEAKDMKSHPLIDEFIPTIEGEDGICYTHPEKLPGVTRDGLSKHFFHRPSKAYTTGTRKRRKIQTECDLQGGETRWHKTGKTRPVMVNGKQKGCKKILVLYTNFGKNRKPEKTNWVMHQYHLGQHEEEKEGELVVSKIFYQTQPRQCNWSDRTNAATTVDGTTNVVVVDPNNIRRDSGIRSCSSKEQLIPLRDEVSGAGIAPAALSSFASAMDIQHLKSDHHLSFTPFSKSFDQVGLAEASAARETPTQGTGQEIPEHHRGPNHMAHDHHHHLLLHHHQQQQQQQHQIATTAFHISRPSHPISTIISPPPLHHTSIILDEDSFHVSRIMLQNESFQQQQEQQSHKLGGRSATGLEELIMGCTSTDIKEVSMNFFTFDNLP, from the exons ATGAATAAGAGTAACCTGATGAGCTCCATCACCAGCTCTCATCTCATCGATGCAAAGCTCGAGGAGCATCAGTTGTGTGGATCCAAGCACTGCCCTGGTTGTGGAACCAAGCTTGAAGGAAAGCCG GACTGGTTAGGTCTACCAGCAGGAGTGAAATTTGATCCGACAGATCAAGAACTGATAGAACACCTTGAAGCAAAAGTAGAAGCTAAAGACATGAAATCTCACCCTTTGATAGATGAGTTCATCCCAACTATTGAAGGAGAAGATGGGATTTGTTATACCCATCCCGAGAAACTCCCAG GAGTGACCAGAGATGGGTTGAGCAAGCATTTCTTTCACAGGCCATCAAAGGCCTACACAACTGGGACaagaaagagaaggaaaattCAAACCGAATGTGACTTACAAGGTGGAGAAACAAGGTGGCATAAAACGGGGAAGACAAGGCCAGTCATGGTCAATGGCAAACAAAAAGGGTGCAAGAAAATCTTGGTTCTCTACACGAATTTTGGGAAGAACCGAAAACCCGAAAAGACTAATTGGGTCATGCACCAATATCATCTTGGTCAACACGAGGAAGAGAAAGAAGGAGAGCTTGTGGTGTCCAAGATATTTTATCAGACTCAACCAAGGCAGTGCAACTGGTCTGATCGAACTAATGCTGCCACAACTGTTGATGGAACGACCAACGTGGTCATCGTCGACCCTAATAATATCAGACGAGATAGTGGCATTCGAAGTTGTTCTTCAAAGGAGCAATTAATCCCTCTTAGAGATGAAGTGTCCGGAGCTGGGATTGCCGCCGCTGCTTTATCAAGTTTTGCCTCTGCCATGGATATTCAACACTTGAAATCTGATCATCATCTGAGTTTCACCCCGTTTAGTAAAAGCTTCGACCAG GTGGGGCTTGCAGAAGCTTCAGCAGCAAGGGAAACTCCGACACAAGGCACGGGCCAAGAGATACCGGAGCATCATCGGGGGCCAAATCATATGGCCcatgatcatcatcatcatcatcatcttcttctccatcatcatcaacaacagcagcagcagcagcatcaGATTGCTACCACGGCGTTCCACATTAGCAGGCCATCGCATCCCAGTTCCACCATCATCTCTCCACCTCCCCTTCACCACACCTCCATCATCCTTGACGAGGACTCCTTTCATGTCTCAAGAATAATGCTACAAAACGAAAGTTTCCAG CAACAACAGGAGCAGCAAAGTCATAAACTGGGAGGAAGGTCTGCAACAGGTTTGGAAGAACTAATAATGGGTTGCACTTCAACTGATATCAAAGAAGTGAGTATGAACTTCTTCACCTTTGATAATTTGCCATAA
- the LOC107907166 gene encoding ATP-dependent 6-phosphofructokinase 3 isoform X2, whose amino-acid sequence MDSSNSASSPDMQKPKIVTGPGGYVLEDVPHLSDYIPDLPTYPNPLQDNPAYSVVKQYFVHVDDTVPQKIVVHKDGPRGVHFRRAGPRQRVYFDSDEVHACIVTCGGLCPGLNTVIREIVCGLYHMYGVKKVLGIDGGYKGFYAKNTVHLDPKVVNDIHKRGGTILGTSRGGHDTSKIVDSIQDRGINQVYIIGGDGTQRGAAVIFEEIRRRGLKVSVAGIPKTIDNDIPVIDKSFGFDTAVEEAQRAINAAHVEADSIENGIGLVKLMGRYSGFIAMYATLASRDVDCCLIPESPFYLEGPGGLFEYIEKRLKENGHMVIVIAEGAGQELLSESIQSMTLKDASGNKLLQDVGLWISQRIKDYFSKQRKMPINLKYIDPTYMIRAIPSNASDNVYCTLLAQSVVHGAMAGYTGFTSGLVNGRQTYIPFYRIIEKRNGVVITDRMWARLLSSTNQPSFLCLKDSTEDTGDEEQSNQLLENGHCGEDGSLISKR is encoded by the exons ATGGATTCGTCAAACTCGGCTTCTTCACCTGATATGCAAAAGCCTAAGATCGTGACCGGTCCTGGCGGTTATGTTCTTGAAGATGTTCCTCACTTGTCGGATTACATCCCTGATCTTCCT ACATATCCTAATCCGTTGCAAGACAATCCGGCATACTCTGTTGTCAA GCAATATTTCGTCCATGTAGATGACACCGTTCCTCAAAAG ATTGTTGTTCACAAGGATGGTCCGAGGGGAGTACATTTCCGACGAGCCGGACCACGTCAAAGG GTGTATTTTGACTCTGATGAAGTTCATGCCTGTATCGTGACATGCGGTGGACTTTGCCCTGGACTTAACACAGTGATTAGGGAGATAGTATGCGGCTTGTACCACATGTACGGTGTGAAGAAAGTTTTAGGGATAGAT GGCGGATATAAAGGATTTTATGCTAAAAATACCGTGCATTTAGATCCTAAGGTGGTCAACGATATTCATAAACGTGGTGGAACAATTCTTGGGACATCACGAGGTGGTCATGATACCTCAAAGATTGTCGATAGCATTCAAGATCGAGGTATAAATCAGGTGTACATTATCGGAGGAGATGGAACTCagagaggggcagctgtaatattTGAG GAAATTAGGAGGCGTGGCCTCAAAGTTTCAGTTGCTGGGATTCCTAAAACGATCGATAACGACATCCCG GTTATTGATAAGTCCTTTGGCTTTGACACTGCTGTTGAGGAGGCTCAACGTGCCATTAATGCTGCTCACGTTGAAGCTGACAGTATTGAAAATGGAATTGGTCTTGTGAAGTTGATGGGTCGCTACAGTG GTTTTATTGCAATGTATGCTACTCTTGCAAGCCGAGATGTGGATTGCTGCTTGATACCAGAATCACCCTTTTATCTGGAAGGACCAGGAGGACTTTTTGAATACATCGAAAAACGGCTTAAAGAAAACGGGCATATGGTTATCGTGATAGCAGAGGGTGCTGGACAGGAGCTGCTTTCTGAGAGCATACAATCAATGACGCTGAAAGATGCTTCAGGAAACAAGCTTCTCCAGGATGTGGGGCTATGGATATCGCAGAGGATCAAG GACTACTTTTCAAAACAAAGAAAGATGCCCATAAACCTCAAGTATATAG ATCCTACATACATGATTCGGGCTATTCCAAGCAATGCATCTGATAATGTTTACTGCACACTTCTTGCTCAAAGTGTTGTTCATGGAGCAATGGCAGGGTACACCGGCTTCACAAGCGGCCTTGTCAATGGCAGGCAGACATACATACCATTCTAT AGAATTATAGAGAAACGAAACGGCGTTGTGATTACGGATAGGATGTGGGCAAGGCTTCTGTCTTCAACGAATCAACCAAGCTTTTTGTGCCTCAAAGACTCCACTGAAGACACAGGCGATGAAGAGCAATCAAATCAATTGTTGGAGAATGGACATTGTGGCGAAGACGGTTCTCTCATTTCAAAGAGATGA
- the LOC107907166 gene encoding ATP-dependent 6-phosphofructokinase 3 isoform X1 — MDSVIAPLCLFIPLNCNNNKKKSYYCYYNSNHILNISFKNKIRCSVPSSAGIFNLKKFTAVSFRYDHRHRRGSSSCLRRAVMDSSNSASSPDMQKPKIVTGPGGYVLEDVPHLSDYIPDLPTYPNPLQDNPAYSVVKQYFVHVDDTVPQKIVVHKDGPRGVHFRRAGPRQRVYFDSDEVHACIVTCGGLCPGLNTVIREIVCGLYHMYGVKKVLGIDGGYKGFYAKNTVHLDPKVVNDIHKRGGTILGTSRGGHDTSKIVDSIQDRGINQVYIIGGDGTQRGAAVIFEEIRRRGLKVSVAGIPKTIDNDIPVIDKSFGFDTAVEEAQRAINAAHVEADSIENGIGLVKLMGRYSGFIAMYATLASRDVDCCLIPESPFYLEGPGGLFEYIEKRLKENGHMVIVIAEGAGQELLSESIQSMTLKDASGNKLLQDVGLWISQRIKDYFSKQRKMPINLKYIDPTYMIRAIPSNASDNVYCTLLAQSVVHGAMAGYTGFTSGLVNGRQTYIPFYRIIEKRNGVVITDRMWARLLSSTNQPSFLCLKDSTEDTGDEEQSNQLLENGHCGEDGSLISKR; from the exons ATGGATTCCGTTATCGCCCCGTTGTGTTTATTTATTCCTTTGAATTGTAATAACAATAAGAAAAAGagctattattgttattataatagtaatcatattttaaatattagttttaagAATAAAATACGCTGTTCAGTGCCATCGAGTGCTGGAATCTTCAATTTAAAAAAGTTCACTGCAGTTAGCTTCCGTTACGATCACCGTCACCGTCGCGGGAGTTCCAGTTGTTTGAGACGTGCAGTTATGGATTCGTCAAACTCGGCTTCTTCACCTGATATGCAAAAGCCTAAGATCGTGACCGGTCCTGGCGGTTATGTTCTTGAAGATGTTCCTCACTTGTCGGATTACATCCCTGATCTTCCT ACATATCCTAATCCGTTGCAAGACAATCCGGCATACTCTGTTGTCAA GCAATATTTCGTCCATGTAGATGACACCGTTCCTCAAAAG ATTGTTGTTCACAAGGATGGTCCGAGGGGAGTACATTTCCGACGAGCCGGACCACGTCAAAGG GTGTATTTTGACTCTGATGAAGTTCATGCCTGTATCGTGACATGCGGTGGACTTTGCCCTGGACTTAACACAGTGATTAGGGAGATAGTATGCGGCTTGTACCACATGTACGGTGTGAAGAAAGTTTTAGGGATAGAT GGCGGATATAAAGGATTTTATGCTAAAAATACCGTGCATTTAGATCCTAAGGTGGTCAACGATATTCATAAACGTGGTGGAACAATTCTTGGGACATCACGAGGTGGTCATGATACCTCAAAGATTGTCGATAGCATTCAAGATCGAGGTATAAATCAGGTGTACATTATCGGAGGAGATGGAACTCagagaggggcagctgtaatattTGAG GAAATTAGGAGGCGTGGCCTCAAAGTTTCAGTTGCTGGGATTCCTAAAACGATCGATAACGACATCCCG GTTATTGATAAGTCCTTTGGCTTTGACACTGCTGTTGAGGAGGCTCAACGTGCCATTAATGCTGCTCACGTTGAAGCTGACAGTATTGAAAATGGAATTGGTCTTGTGAAGTTGATGGGTCGCTACAGTG GTTTTATTGCAATGTATGCTACTCTTGCAAGCCGAGATGTGGATTGCTGCTTGATACCAGAATCACCCTTTTATCTGGAAGGACCAGGAGGACTTTTTGAATACATCGAAAAACGGCTTAAAGAAAACGGGCATATGGTTATCGTGATAGCAGAGGGTGCTGGACAGGAGCTGCTTTCTGAGAGCATACAATCAATGACGCTGAAAGATGCTTCAGGAAACAAGCTTCTCCAGGATGTGGGGCTATGGATATCGCAGAGGATCAAG GACTACTTTTCAAAACAAAGAAAGATGCCCATAAACCTCAAGTATATAG ATCCTACATACATGATTCGGGCTATTCCAAGCAATGCATCTGATAATGTTTACTGCACACTTCTTGCTCAAAGTGTTGTTCATGGAGCAATGGCAGGGTACACCGGCTTCACAAGCGGCCTTGTCAATGGCAGGCAGACATACATACCATTCTAT AGAATTATAGAGAAACGAAACGGCGTTGTGATTACGGATAGGATGTGGGCAAGGCTTCTGTCTTCAACGAATCAACCAAGCTTTTTGTGCCTCAAAGACTCCACTGAAGACACAGGCGATGAAGAGCAATCAAATCAATTGTTGGAGAATGGACATTGTGGCGAAGACGGTTCTCTCATTTCAAAGAGATGA